A window of the Proteus terrae subsp. cibarius genome harbors these coding sequences:
- the purT gene encoding formate-dependent phosphoribosylglycinamide formyltransferase: MTVLGTALTANATKVMLLGAGELGKEVAIECQRLGIEVIAVDRYLNAPAMHVAHRHHVVNMLDSDALKQVIEQERPDFIVPEIEAIATTLLVELEQAGQKVVPCARAVKLTMDREGIRRLASETLHLPTSNYQFVDDEVSFKKAALEIGFPCIVKPVMSSSGKGQSVIRNENDLDQAWTYSQEGGRAGKGRVIVEKMIPFDFEITLLTIHAVDGIHFCAPIGHRQEKGDYRSSWQPQKMSDIALAKAEHIASKVVENLGGYGLFGVELFVQGDEVFFNEVSPRPHDTGLVTLISQDLSEFALHVRAFLGYPIGGIRQLGPCASAVILPELYSTNIVYSGIEKALKADRQIRLFAKPEIAGTRRLGVVLAHADTIKHALDEANAGANAIIVNDAQK; the protein is encoded by the coding sequence ATGACAGTGCTGGGTACGGCTCTTACAGCAAATGCAACAAAAGTGATGTTATTGGGTGCTGGTGAATTAGGCAAAGAAGTCGCGATTGAATGCCAACGCTTAGGCATTGAAGTGATTGCTGTTGATCGCTATCTGAATGCTCCTGCTATGCATGTTGCTCATCGCCATCATGTTGTAAATATGCTTGATAGTGATGCATTAAAGCAAGTTATTGAACAAGAGCGACCTGATTTTATCGTTCCAGAAATTGAAGCTATTGCAACAACGTTACTGGTTGAATTAGAACAGGCGGGGCAAAAAGTTGTTCCTTGCGCTCGTGCGGTAAAGCTGACGATGGATAGAGAAGGCATTCGTCGATTAGCCTCAGAAACATTACATTTACCTACATCAAACTATCAATTTGTTGATGATGAAGTGAGTTTTAAAAAAGCCGCTTTAGAAATAGGCTTCCCTTGTATTGTAAAACCCGTCATGAGTTCATCCGGAAAAGGGCAAAGTGTTATTCGTAATGAAAACGATTTGGATCAGGCTTGGACTTACTCGCAAGAGGGTGGGAGAGCAGGAAAAGGACGCGTTATTGTTGAAAAAATGATCCCGTTTGATTTTGAGATCACTTTACTGACTATTCATGCTGTTGACGGTATCCATTTTTGTGCCCCTATTGGTCATCGACAAGAAAAAGGGGATTATCGAAGTTCGTGGCAACCTCAAAAGATGAGTGATATCGCACTTGCTAAAGCAGAACATATTGCGAGTAAAGTGGTTGAGAACTTAGGGGGCTATGGCTTATTTGGTGTCGAGTTATTTGTTCAAGGTGATGAGGTATTCTTTAATGAAGTTTCCCCTCGTCCTCATGATACAGGGCTCGTGACATTAATCTCTCAAGACTTATCAGAGTTCGCGCTTCATGTTCGTGCTTTTTTAGGTTATCCCATTGGTGGTATTCGCCAATTAGGCCCTTGTGCATCAGCTGTTATTTTACCGGAGCTTTATAGTACAAATATCGTTTATTCTGGTATTGAAAAAGCGTTGAAGGCGGATCGCCAAATTCGCCTTTTTGCTAAACCTGAAATTGCCGGCACTCGCCGTTTAGGTGTTGTACTCGCTCATGCAGATACAATAAAACATGCATTAGATGAAGCAAACGCAGGTGCTAACGCTATCATTGTAAATGATGCCCAAAAATAG
- the htpG gene encoding molecular chaperone HtpG, translating to MSMKGQETRGFQSEVKQLLQLMIHSLYSNKEIFLRELISNASDAADKLRFRALSDAALYENNGELHVRISTDKEARTLTISDNGIGMTRDEVIDNLGTIAKSGTKSFLESIGQDQAKDSQLIGQFGVGFYSAFIVADKVTVRTRAAGESADKGVFWESEGEGDYTVADIEKADRGTEITLHLREGEDEYLDDWRLRSIISKYSDHISLPVEIETKNEEDGTVTWEKINKAQALWTRNKAEVSDEEYKEFYKHISHDFADPLSWVHNRVEGKQEYTSLLYVPSKAPWDLWNREQRHGLKLYVQRVFIMDEAEQFMPNYLRFIRGLVDSNDLPLNVSREILQDSSVTRNLRSALTKRALQMLQKLAENKPEEYQAFWKEFGLVLKEGPAEDSSNIETIAKLLRFASTHNDSDAQTVSLEDYVGRMVDGQEKIYYITADSYAAAKNSPHLELFRKKGIEVLLLSDRIDEWMMNYLTEFDGKSFQSVSKADESLDKLADEEKQAEQEETDKQLAPFVERIKTLLGDKVKDVKLTHRLTDTPAIVTTSADEMTTQMAKLFAAAGQEVPEVKYNFELNPNHPLVKQTAELTDEALFADWVNLLLDQALFAERGSLEDPNQFIRLVNQLLVQKA from the coding sequence ATGAGTATGAAAGGTCAGGAAACAAGAGGATTTCAGTCAGAAGTTAAACAACTTCTTCAATTAATGATCCATTCTCTTTACTCCAATAAAGAAATTTTCCTTCGCGAATTGATTTCGAACGCATCAGATGCGGCTGATAAATTGCGTTTCCGTGCATTATCAGATGCAGCGCTTTATGAGAATAATGGTGAGTTGCATGTGCGCATTTCCACTGATAAAGAAGCTCGTACTCTGACTATCAGTGATAATGGTATTGGTATGACTCGCGATGAAGTCATTGATAACCTCGGTACTATTGCAAAATCAGGTACCAAATCATTCTTAGAATCTATCGGGCAAGATCAAGCTAAAGATAGCCAACTAATTGGTCAGTTTGGTGTCGGATTCTATTCTGCGTTTATCGTTGCAGATAAAGTGACAGTACGCACTCGTGCAGCTGGCGAAAGTGCAGATAAAGGTGTTTTTTGGGAGTCTGAAGGCGAAGGTGATTACACCGTTGCTGATATTGAAAAAGCAGATCGCGGTACTGAGATTACGCTTCATTTACGTGAAGGTGAAGATGAGTATTTAGATGATTGGCGTCTACGTAGCATTATTAGTAAATATTCCGACCATATTTCTTTGCCTGTTGAAATTGAAACAAAAAATGAAGAGGACGGCACTGTAACATGGGAAAAAATTAATAAAGCGCAAGCCCTTTGGACTCGTAACAAAGCTGAAGTGAGTGATGAAGAGTATAAAGAGTTTTATAAACATATCTCTCATGACTTTGCCGATCCATTAAGCTGGGTACATAACCGTGTAGAAGGTAAGCAAGAGTATACAAGCTTATTATATGTGCCTTCAAAAGCGCCTTGGGATTTATGGAATCGTGAACAACGTCATGGTTTAAAACTGTATGTACAGCGTGTCTTTATTATGGATGAAGCTGAGCAGTTTATGCCTAATTACCTGCGTTTTATCCGTGGGTTAGTGGATTCTAATGATTTACCGCTAAACGTTTCTCGTGAAATTTTACAAGACAGCTCAGTGACACGTAACTTACGTAGTGCATTAACTAAACGCGCATTACAGATGTTACAAAAACTGGCGGAAAACAAGCCGGAAGAGTATCAAGCATTCTGGAAAGAGTTTGGCTTAGTATTAAAAGAAGGCCCAGCAGAAGACTCATCTAATATTGAAACAATTGCTAAATTACTACGTTTTGCATCAACGCATAACGATAGTGATGCTCAAACAGTTTCTCTGGAAGATTATGTTGGTCGTATGGTCGATGGTCAGGAAAAAATCTACTACATCACCGCAGATAGCTATGCCGCAGCAAAAAACAGTCCTCATTTAGAGCTGTTCCGCAAAAAAGGTATCGAGGTACTGCTGTTATCTGATCGTATAGATGAGTGGATGATGAATTACCTGACTGAGTTTGATGGCAAATCATTCCAGTCTGTCAGTAAAGCGGATGAATCTCTTGATAAACTTGCTGATGAAGAGAAACAGGCTGAGCAAGAAGAAACAGATAAACAATTAGCACCGTTCGTCGAACGTATTAAAACCTTGCTAGGAGATAAAGTTAAAGATGTGAAATTAACGCATCGTTTAACAGATACTCCAGCAATCGTGACAACCAGTGCTGATGAAATGACAACACAAATGGCTAAATTGTTTGCTGCTGCAGGACAAGAAGTGCCAGAAGTGAAATATAACTTTGAGCTGAATCCAAATCACCCATTAGTAAAGCAAACAGCCGAGCTAACGGATGAAGCATTATTTGCAGATTGGGTAAATTTATTACTCGATCAGGCATTATTTGCTGAAAGAGGCTCTTTAGAGGATCCAAACCAGTTTATTCGCTTAGTGAATCAACTTTTAGTTCAAAAAGCGTAA
- the rarD gene encoding EamA family transporter RarD, with the protein MWAQSGAVLAIFSYILWGITPLFYRLLPGAQPLEMLAQRLIWSIPLLLLVRLFIKNRTRWRAVLQDKRSVFMCLFSSMAMAVSWCTFTYALTHQQVLEASLGYFINPLFSILLGVIFLKEKLNSAEKWAVTLICAGVGYQLWMYGELPVLAIMMGGAFAVYGLIRKFIRFDVITSLFMETLWLMPLAIGATIWLFITDKSALPSADNLTRFYYILTAPVTILPLLFFTAAVKRTTLTVIGLAQYIEPTIQFLLAVFLFHEAFDEVKGVSFSLIWLGLLCCILALIRKRLNYLKIQKGKRSQTV; encoded by the coding sequence ATGTGGGCTCAATCGGGCGCGGTATTAGCCATTTTTTCTTATATTCTTTGGGGAATAACCCCTCTGTTTTATCGGCTGTTACCCGGAGCACAACCATTAGAGATGTTGGCTCAGCGTTTGATCTGGTCTATCCCTCTTTTATTACTCGTACGACTCTTTATTAAAAATAGAACACGATGGCGCGCGGTTTTACAAGATAAGCGCTCTGTTTTTATGTGTCTATTTAGCTCAATGGCTATGGCTGTTTCTTGGTGTACGTTTACTTATGCGTTAACACATCAACAAGTATTAGAAGCTAGCTTGGGGTATTTTATTAATCCGCTTTTCTCTATTTTATTAGGTGTGATATTTCTTAAAGAAAAGCTTAATTCAGCAGAAAAATGGGCTGTTACCTTAATTTGTGCGGGTGTAGGCTATCAATTGTGGATGTACGGTGAATTACCTGTATTGGCTATCATGATGGGGGGCGCATTTGCTGTATATGGCTTAATCCGTAAGTTTATTCGTTTTGATGTGATCACCTCTTTATTTATGGAAACACTTTGGTTAATGCCATTAGCAATAGGCGCTACTATTTGGTTGTTTATAACAGATAAAAGCGCACTACCTTCTGCAGATAATCTGACTCGTTTTTATTATATTCTAACCGCACCAGTCACTATACTTCCGTTATTGTTCTTTACCGCTGCAGTCAAACGAACCACATTAACTGTAATTGGATTAGCTCAATATATTGAGCCTACTATTCAATTTTTACTGGCTGTTTTCTTATTCCATGAAGCTTTTGATGAAGTAAAAGGCGTGAGTTTCTCTCTAATTTGGTTAGGGCTTTTATGTTGTATCTTAGCACTTATCCGAAAACGCCTGAATTATCTAAAAATCCAAAAAGGAAAACGTAGCCAAACGGTGTAA
- a CDS encoding glycoside hydrolase family 32 protein, whose product MKHRLEQSTKALSTLIEKRGNKFYPQFHLAAPAGWLNDPNGLIYHDGLYHAFYQHHPYSQDWGPMHWGHATSTDMIHWQHQPIALAPGDDYDKSGCFSGSAISHEGKLYLFYTGHNWLADEGDDSQIYEAQCVAISEDGIHFEKKGIVLEPPKGYMHFRDPKVWYQEGKWWMVVGARDEKDQGQVLLFSSDTLFVEGQQWNNDYTVLGKTDDKNVYMWECPDFFPISQENEFAIVFSPQGKRAEGYQYRNLFQSGALIGKWAPNQPFKLQGHFIELDNGHDYYAPQSFTTPDGRRVSMGWMDMWNSPMPSKSEFWSGCFTLPREITFDKSKNRLRMIPVKEVESLRQEKQTIQPLTLSNQSIELINNTSAIELNLTLSLDSLAEKFGLWLGEGLELFVDNQSHRLVLNRHYPQHNISGARSIPLPEGCELNLRIFIDRSSIEIFVNKGEFTFSSRYYDQQDIQTLRLFAINGDATLINGEYWQLNSIY is encoded by the coding sequence ATGAAACACCGCTTAGAACAATCAACAAAAGCCTTAAGTACTTTGATTGAAAAACGAGGCAATAAATTTTATCCCCAGTTTCATTTGGCCGCACCTGCGGGTTGGTTAAATGATCCTAATGGTCTTATTTATCATGATGGTTTATATCATGCCTTTTATCAGCATCACCCTTATTCTCAAGATTGGGGGCCAATGCATTGGGGACATGCCACAAGTACAGATATGATCCACTGGCAACATCAACCTATTGCGTTAGCACCAGGGGATGACTACGACAAAAGTGGTTGTTTCTCAGGATCAGCAATTAGTCATGAAGGCAAGCTCTATCTTTTCTATACAGGACACAACTGGTTAGCAGACGAAGGTGATGATAGCCAAATCTATGAAGCGCAATGTGTTGCTATCAGTGAAGATGGCATTCATTTTGAGAAAAAAGGGATCGTCTTAGAACCCCCTAAAGGTTATATGCATTTTCGTGATCCTAAAGTTTGGTATCAAGAAGGCAAATGGTGGATGGTTGTTGGTGCTCGTGATGAAAAAGATCAAGGACAAGTTCTGCTCTTCTCTAGCGACACCTTATTTGTGGAAGGCCAGCAGTGGAACAACGATTACACTGTTTTAGGGAAAACGGATGATAAAAATGTCTATATGTGGGAGTGCCCTGATTTCTTCCCTATTAGCCAAGAAAACGAATTTGCAATCGTCTTCTCACCACAAGGAAAACGAGCCGAAGGATATCAATATCGCAATCTCTTTCAATCAGGTGCATTAATCGGTAAATGGGCACCAAATCAGCCCTTTAAACTACAAGGACACTTTATTGAACTTGATAATGGCCATGACTATTATGCGCCACAATCATTTACAACACCGGATGGTCGTCGCGTTTCTATGGGATGGATGGATATGTGGAATTCGCCCATGCCTTCAAAATCCGAATTTTGGTCTGGCTGTTTTACACTCCCTCGTGAAATCACTTTTGATAAATCCAAAAATCGCTTACGCATGATCCCCGTTAAAGAAGTCGAATCATTACGCCAAGAAAAACAGACTATCCAACCATTAACACTCAGTAATCAATCCATAGAACTAATCAATAATACTTCAGCTATCGAACTCAACTTAACGTTATCTTTAGACAGCCTCGCTGAAAAATTTGGCCTATGGCTAGGCGAAGGGCTTGAGCTCTTTGTTGATAATCAATCACACCGTTTAGTTCTTAATCGTCATTATCCTCAGCACAATATAAGTGGCGCTCGAAGTATTCCATTACCTGAAGGTTGTGAATTGAATTTACGTATTTTTATTGATCGCTCATCAATTGAAATCTTTGTAAACAAAGGCGAATTCACCTTTAGCAGCCGATATTATGATCAACAAGATATTCAAACTTTACGTCTTTTCGCCATTAATGGTGATGCAACATTAATTAATGGTGAATATTGGCAGTTAAATAGTATTTACTGA
- a CDS encoding response regulator transcription factor, with the protein MESIIHLITFEDDSTKVQLKAVLSSLAANVKTYSNEQAFLKYYFSSTKGAHKECIIINTKNSAAPSIALIKELNKLRNIIPVIIISGDSSIESCRSAFKSGAFEYLTRPLNVNELLNIVSESFLHYESEVEQFRTYISLKDKFGKLSNREKEVMEMILEGNTSKEAAEKLSLSPRTVEVHRSNMYTKLKIRSLPQLVQEYDFFKKYDLRAN; encoded by the coding sequence ATGGAATCAATAATCCACTTAATCACTTTTGAAGATGACAGTACAAAAGTTCAGCTTAAAGCCGTTCTTTCTTCTTTAGCGGCTAACGTGAAAACCTATTCAAATGAACAGGCTTTCTTGAAATACTATTTTTCATCAACAAAAGGGGCTCATAAAGAGTGCATCATAATTAATACAAAAAACAGTGCGGCGCCATCAATTGCACTGATTAAAGAACTCAATAAATTGAGAAACATCATCCCTGTTATTATTATTTCAGGGGATAGTTCCATTGAGAGTTGTCGTAGTGCATTTAAATCAGGGGCTTTTGAATATTTAACTCGCCCTCTAAATGTGAATGAACTTCTTAATATTGTCTCGGAATCTTTCCTACATTATGAAAGTGAAGTTGAGCAATTCCGAACATATATATCTCTAAAAGATAAATTTGGTAAGTTATCTAATAGAGAAAAAGAGGTTATGGAGATGATCCTTGAGGGAAATACGAGCAAAGAAGCGGCAGAAAAACTTTCTCTATCGCCTCGTACTGTAGAAGTACATCGTTCAAATATGTATACAAAATTGAAAATAAGATCACTACCACAATTAGTTCAAGAATATGATTTCTTTAAGAAATATGATTTAAGAGCAAATTAA
- a CDS encoding aminoimidazole riboside kinase → MKVWSLGDAVVDLIPLQNMQYEACAGGAPVNVAAGVAKLGQQSGFIGRVGEDAFGHFMQKTLFDLGVDTRAMEFDEFHRTSTVLVSLQENGERDFTFLVAESADQFLTEKSLPAFEKDILHFCSLALVNPICRSTLDCAIKSIKESDSLLSFDINLRPQMWRDHEEMREIIDNYAHKADILKLSEDELTWMTQEVTLNNALKKLESYPARLKVITQGSKGCLVLTPNTQVAFSAFTVECIDTTGAGDAFMSGLLAALAEYGFAEDEQYLSKIVTQAAACGALATTQKGAIAAAPSRKKLHDFVQQQPPLHVREIF, encoded by the coding sequence ATGAAAGTCTGGTCTTTAGGTGACGCTGTTGTTGACTTGATCCCATTGCAAAACATGCAATATGAAGCATGTGCTGGTGGTGCGCCAGTCAATGTTGCTGCAGGCGTTGCCAAGCTTGGTCAACAAAGTGGTTTTATTGGACGTGTAGGTGAAGATGCGTTCGGCCATTTTATGCAAAAAACACTGTTTGATCTGGGTGTCGATACTCGTGCAATGGAATTTGATGAGTTTCACCGTACCAGTACTGTACTTGTCTCTTTACAAGAAAATGGTGAGCGTGATTTTACTTTCTTAGTTGCAGAGTCTGCTGATCAATTTTTAACAGAAAAATCTTTACCTGCATTCGAAAAAGATATTTTGCATTTTTGCTCCTTAGCATTGGTGAATCCTATTTGTCGCTCGACCTTAGATTGTGCAATCAAAAGCATTAAAGAAAGTGATTCACTATTGAGTTTTGATATTAATTTACGACCTCAAATGTGGCGTGATCATGAAGAAATGCGTGAAATTATCGATAATTATGCGCATAAAGCAGACATATTAAAATTATCAGAAGATGAGCTCACGTGGATGACACAAGAAGTGACATTGAATAATGCACTTAAAAAATTAGAAAGTTATCCCGCTCGTTTAAAAGTGATCACTCAAGGCTCTAAAGGCTGTTTGGTTTTAACACCAAATACTCAAGTTGCATTTAGTGCCTTTACTGTTGAATGCATTGATACAACAGGTGCCGGTGATGCCTTTATGTCCGGTTTGTTAGCCGCGCTTGCTGAATATGGTTTTGCTGAAGATGAGCAATATCTATCAAAAATAGTAACACAAGCAGCTGCTTGTGGTGCTTTAGCCACCACTCAAAAAGGGGCGATAGCTGCGGCACCAAGTCGTAAAAAATTACATGATTTTGTTCAGCAACAGCCACCTTTACATGTTAGGGAGATTTTCTAA
- a CDS encoding CDP-alcohol phosphatidyltransferase family protein: MNSQDKNRRPIKARQTNWATKCSRYLQQKGATPNAISVFSVVFALLAGLSLFCALFYTSGLLRSILLILGAIMIQGRLICNLLDGMVAVEGGMKSPVGAVYNELPDRIADTLIILGVGYGLSSDFSIAITLSWVGAFFAVMTAYVRVLGGACGLDQQFTGPMAKQHRMALLTSVAVIATFLPSLWGIWLFFISLWIIILGSILTTIFRTRRILRDLAQGV; encoded by the coding sequence ATGAACTCTCAAGATAAAAACCGTCGTCCTATAAAAGCAAGACAAACAAACTGGGCCACAAAGTGCAGTCGCTATTTACAACAAAAAGGGGCAACCCCTAATGCTATTTCTGTGTTTAGCGTCGTATTTGCATTACTTGCAGGCTTATCACTCTTTTGTGCTCTCTTTTACACATCTGGATTATTACGCTCAATTTTATTGATCCTTGGAGCTATCATGATCCAAGGTCGCCTAATTTGTAATTTATTAGATGGTATGGTTGCCGTCGAAGGTGGCATGAAAAGCCCTGTAGGTGCTGTCTATAATGAATTACCTGACAGAATTGCCGATACTCTAATTATTTTGGGTGTCGGTTATGGACTCTCTTCTGACTTTTCTATCGCCATTACATTAAGTTGGGTGGGCGCTTTTTTTGCGGTAATGACCGCTTATGTTCGTGTCTTAGGCGGTGCTTGTGGATTAGATCAACAATTTACAGGCCCAATGGCAAAACAACACCGAATGGCATTATTAACCTCTGTTGCCGTTATTGCTACATTTCTTCCTAGTCTTTGGGGAATATGGCTCTTTTTTATTTCATTATGGATTATTATTTTAGGCTCAATACTGACCACAATTTTCAGAACCCGTCGAATTTTACGGGATTTAGCACAAGGTGTCTGA
- the adk gene encoding adenylate kinase, protein MRIILLGAPGAGKGTQAQFIKENYGIPQISTGDMLRAAVSAGTELGLKAKALMDNGQLVTDELVIALVKERIKQDDCRNGFLLDGFPRTIPQADAMKEAGINVDFVLEFAVPDEIIVERIIGRRVHAPSGRVYHVKFNPPKVENRDDVTGEELTTRKDDQEETVRKRLVEYHTQTAPLVSYYQNEAKAGNAKYFKVDGTQKVSEINAELKSILG, encoded by the coding sequence ATGCGTATCATTCTGCTAGGCGCTCCAGGCGCTGGTAAAGGCACTCAGGCTCAATTCATTAAAGAAAACTATGGTATCCCACAGATTTCAACTGGTGATATGTTACGTGCAGCAGTAAGTGCAGGTACAGAACTAGGACTGAAAGCAAAAGCACTGATGGACAATGGTCAGTTAGTTACTGATGAATTAGTTATTGCGTTAGTTAAAGAGCGCATCAAACAAGACGATTGCCGTAATGGTTTCTTGTTGGATGGGTTCCCAAGAACAATTCCACAAGCTGATGCAATGAAAGAAGCGGGTATCAACGTGGATTTCGTACTGGAATTCGCTGTACCTGATGAAATCATTGTTGAACGTATTATTGGCCGTCGTGTTCACGCACCATCAGGTCGTGTTTATCATGTGAAATTTAATCCACCTAAAGTGGAAAATCGTGATGACGTGACAGGTGAAGAGTTAACAACACGTAAAGATGACCAAGAAGAAACTGTTCGTAAACGTTTAGTTGAGTACCATACTCAAACTGCACCATTAGTTTCTTATTACCAAAATGAAGCTAAAGCAGGCAATGCGAAATACTTCAAAGTTGATGGTACACAAAAAGTAAGCGAAATTAACGCTGAATTAAAAAGTATCCTTGGCTAA
- the hemH gene encoding ferrochelatase: MNDAKYGVLLVNLGTPDAPTTGAVRRYLAQFLSDPRVVDVSPLIWKPILQGAILPFRSPKVAKLYQQIWMDEGSPLLVYSRAQQRAVAERLPNIPIELGMCYGNPSLNEGVEKLLQQGVEKIILLPLYPQYSCSTSAAVFDGVSRIFKGMRTIPSLHFIRSYPTHPLYIKALVTSIEKSFQQYGKPDRLILSFHGIPERFIKTGDIYYDECCLTTEKLKQQLEEQLGYPKEQVMLTFQSRFGREPWLSPYTDKTMEKLGSEGVEHVQVVCPGFSSDCLETLEEINEQNQEFFIHGGGKQYEYIPALNDEPEHIDLLEAMIREVCEK, from the coding sequence ATGAATGATGCTAAGTATGGTGTTCTTTTGGTTAATCTTGGCACACCTGATGCGCCGACAACAGGTGCTGTTCGACGTTATTTAGCTCAATTTCTTAGCGATCCTCGTGTTGTTGATGTTTCTCCTTTGATTTGGAAACCAATATTACAGGGGGCGATATTGCCGTTTCGCTCACCTAAAGTGGCTAAGTTATACCAACAGATTTGGATGGATGAGGGGTCACCTCTGTTAGTTTATAGCAGAGCGCAACAACGTGCTGTCGCTGAGCGATTACCTAATATCCCCATAGAGTTAGGGATGTGTTATGGCAATCCATCGTTAAATGAAGGGGTTGAAAAGTTATTACAACAAGGTGTTGAAAAGATTATTTTGTTACCGCTGTATCCTCAATACTCTTGTTCCACTTCTGCTGCGGTATTTGATGGTGTTAGTCGCATTTTTAAAGGTATGCGTACAATACCCTCTCTTCATTTTATTCGCAGTTATCCTACTCATCCGCTTTATATCAAAGCGCTTGTCACCTCTATTGAGAAAAGTTTTCAGCAATATGGCAAACCCGATCGTTTAATTCTCTCTTTTCATGGTATTCCTGAGCGCTTTATCAAAACAGGCGATATTTATTATGATGAGTGTTGCCTCACAACAGAAAAACTAAAACAGCAATTAGAAGAACAGTTAGGTTATCCTAAAGAGCAAGTCATGCTGACATTCCAGTCACGCTTTGGTCGTGAACCTTGGTTATCGCCTTATACGGATAAAACGATGGAAAAGCTGGGAAGTGAGGGGGTTGAACATGTGCAGGTTGTATGTCCGGGATTTTCATCTGATTGCTTGGAAACATTAGAAGAAATTAATGAACAGAACCAAGAGTTCTTTATTCATGGTGGTGGCAAACAGTACGAATATATTCCAGCATTAAATGATGAACCAGAGCATATTGACTTGCTAGAAGCGATGATCCGTGAGGTATGCGAAAAATAA
- a CDS encoding LacI family DNA-binding transcriptional regulator produces the protein MASLKDVARLASVSLMTVSRAINNPELLKPETLKQVQNAIDQLNYVPDYSARKIRGQGTKVSSIGVLAIDTATTPFSVEMILSIEQTAREFGWSSFVVNLTAQDCYENAIWQLLAQRPDGIIYTTMGLREITVHEKLLDKNLVLANCLDKTHTFPTYIPDDYHGQYFAMKKVIEKGYRRPLCFYIPEESVAGPIRRKAVEDAWQEAGLPLSDLQQYTMMFGDEHYRDVIEILKKHCIQQKADFDILICGNDRIAFLAYQVLLSMGLRIPEQVAVLGYDNMIGTGELFYPPLTTVQLPHYELGKEATLHIIQERNHRDTVYVPCQLVERESI, from the coding sequence ATGGCGTCACTGAAAGATGTAGCTCGACTTGCATCCGTTTCTTTGATGACAGTCTCAAGAGCGATTAATAACCCTGAGTTATTAAAACCAGAAACACTGAAACAAGTCCAAAATGCGATTGATCAACTTAACTATGTTCCAGATTATTCTGCACGAAAAATTCGTGGTCAAGGAACAAAAGTATCATCAATTGGTGTTCTGGCAATTGATACCGCAACGACACCATTTTCTGTGGAAATGATTTTATCCATAGAACAAACTGCAAGAGAATTTGGCTGGAGTTCATTTGTTGTCAATTTGACTGCACAAGATTGTTATGAAAATGCCATTTGGCAACTTTTGGCTCAACGTCCAGATGGTATTATTTATACCACGATGGGGTTGCGTGAAATCACCGTGCATGAAAAGTTGCTTGATAAGAATTTAGTGTTAGCAAACTGTTTGGATAAAACGCACACTTTTCCAACTTATATTCCCGATGATTATCATGGGCAGTATTTTGCGATGAAAAAAGTCATCGAAAAGGGGTATCGTCGCCCTTTGTGCTTCTATATACCTGAAGAGTCTGTAGCAGGCCCTATTCGTCGTAAAGCTGTTGAGGATGCTTGGCAAGAGGCGGGGTTACCATTGTCGGATCTACAACAATATACGATGATGTTTGGAGATGAACATTACCGTGATGTGATTGAAATATTGAAAAAGCATTGTATTCAGCAAAAAGCAGATTTTGATATTCTCATTTGTGGTAATGACCGTATTGCATTTCTAGCGTATCAAGTTTTACTTTCTATGGGGTTACGCATTCCAGAGCAAGTGGCTGTTTTGGGATACGACAATATGATTGGTACAGGAGAGTTGTTTTATCCACCATTAACAACGGTACAATTGCCTCATTATGAATTAGGTAAAGAAGCAACGTTGCATATCATTCAAGAACGGAACCATAGAGATACGGTATACGTACCTTGCCAATTAGTTGAACGTGAGTCTATTTAA